The proteins below come from a single Mesobacillus jeotgali genomic window:
- a CDS encoding GGDEF domain-containing protein, which produces MLKDFLIHSSFVITFLFIGGSLFKNNPEMDTTLQKLKLGALAGILGSVLMAFSIQITPVIMMDLRHVAILLSAFYGGFVSAFVAASIINISRLVFFDGSLETFLVTVLIMFIIAGFAALVQKKVEGPDFLKWTIMGLISLISISSGLLYLMGFSDQVYQLLVNYWVITTISGVLVYFLAGYIVQSNQMFLHLKTQSATDFLTGLNNVRQFDSSLNESIESAQELNEKLSLLMIDIDHFKKVNDTYGHQAGDEVLRQLGGLLITCSRPSDIVSRNGGEEFSLLLKNCSYSQALEIAERLRGIVENHRFSIPNGKEIKLTISLGASTYLETTQCLEDFIKQADDTLYKSKRTGRNKVSAL; this is translated from the coding sequence TTGCTGAAAGATTTTTTAATACATTCTAGTTTTGTTATCACGTTTTTGTTTATAGGCGGAAGTTTATTTAAGAACAATCCGGAGATGGATACAACTCTTCAAAAATTAAAACTTGGGGCATTAGCCGGAATACTTGGTTCAGTGTTAATGGCTTTTAGTATTCAGATTACTCCTGTGATCATGATGGACTTGCGCCATGTCGCAATCCTGTTGTCTGCTTTTTATGGAGGGTTTGTTTCGGCTTTCGTAGCCGCGAGCATAATCAATATCAGCAGATTAGTATTTTTTGATGGAAGTTTGGAAACATTTCTGGTCACTGTGCTCATAATGTTTATTATTGCGGGGTTTGCCGCACTGGTTCAAAAAAAGGTAGAGGGTCCGGACTTTTTAAAGTGGACGATTATGGGATTGATTAGCTTAATTTCGATCTCCTCCGGCTTGTTGTATCTAATGGGCTTTTCTGATCAGGTATATCAACTTCTGGTTAACTATTGGGTTATTACAACAATATCAGGAGTTCTGGTGTATTTTTTGGCAGGATATATCGTCCAGTCGAACCAAATGTTTTTGCATCTGAAAACCCAGTCGGCAACAGACTTCCTTACGGGATTAAATAATGTCAGACAGTTCGATTCTTCATTAAATGAAAGTATAGAAAGTGCCCAGGAGCTTAATGAAAAATTATCATTGCTTATGATTGATATCGATCACTTCAAAAAGGTCAATGATACATATGGTCATCAAGCTGGAGATGAAGTATTAAGGCAATTGGGAGGATTGCTAATCACCTGCTCGCGCCCAAGCGATATTGTCTCAAGAAATGGCGGTGAAGAATTTTCTCTGTTATTAAAGAATTGTTCCTATTCCCAAGCGCTGGAAATCGCAGAACGCCTCCGCGGAATAGTGGAAAATCACCGATTCTCCATTCCAAATGGCAAAGAAATCAAGCTTACCATCTCCCTTGGTGCTTCCACCTATCTAGAAACAACTCAATGCTTAGAAGATTTCATCAAACAGGCGGATGATACCTTATATAAGTCAAAACGGACAGGAAGAAATAAGGTATCCGCACTATAA
- a CDS encoding DUF4179 domain-containing protein, with protein sequence MIPAKMDAITIATVQEKGIDSVVDWFERHKQPFYALGWFYLRNQQQMEELFYRSIIKVHRELPRYKKDTSFQLWVASIFIDICRELSDDEVTLTSEEDASHQDLFSALDQLEDAEKEAMVLTYGTGFSQEEASHILRVSVDKMKELLFSGTQSVRKQLYGATFNGCKEYQKNYIDYLEKRMERPEKIEFEIHLYKCRECQEDLAAFQDVTLMLHHAEWMNDLTVPEHLIANIKERFSEKEQQRQQKFKKLKKVALVFASVFAIVIGIGFFTGAFANVYYTWTEEDEQLRTFLQQNLGQRVNLEAESDGVKIRIKGVVADDYQTLVFYEIEDTNEDKQYVMNFDDGLIIENENELMKHNTYPRYHPPDLKAEMNKKEKNLFYGKVGLRPLEEDSGVIEMNIERIQELVLDGHEAMLGFGYRSNGFKTGEWKFEIPVTKQPSVEYELNEQAEIEGIPVRLDKLIMAPTATVLEYGIPMGDQDKRIDQIRFGNLKVNGVKVKPDQFGGYQHLQPEHNWQILQMYYDPFYGEEPKDVTVQFDSAYFSYKDQKSIELDANAQYPQTFEYAGSTISIDKVEIGQPTTVVISNHEVENREFETLHINVVGENEHEPISMGMSTEGVIVDKNGVEYDMNSGSFDYEKIEQPRHFVTVQNLMLDGDEIIPKRLDIYGYNSMKYLDDVVEISLD encoded by the coding sequence TTGATTCCAGCAAAAATGGATGCCATCACGATCGCAACTGTTCAAGAAAAGGGAATCGATTCTGTCGTGGATTGGTTCGAACGGCATAAGCAACCCTTTTATGCACTAGGCTGGTTTTATCTTCGCAATCAGCAGCAAATGGAAGAACTATTTTACCGGTCAATTATAAAAGTACACAGGGAATTGCCTCGATATAAAAAAGATACCTCATTTCAATTATGGGTTGCTTCAATTTTCATTGATATTTGCCGGGAGCTTTCGGACGATGAAGTCACGCTGACATCAGAGGAAGATGCATCACATCAGGATTTATTTAGTGCACTGGATCAACTTGAGGATGCGGAAAAAGAAGCGATGGTCCTTACATATGGCACAGGGTTCTCCCAAGAGGAAGCTTCACATATTTTACGAGTTTCAGTGGATAAAATGAAAGAGCTGTTGTTCTCCGGGACTCAGTCGGTCAGAAAACAATTGTACGGCGCAACTTTTAACGGCTGTAAAGAATATCAGAAGAACTACATTGATTATCTGGAAAAAAGGATGGAGCGGCCGGAAAAAATAGAGTTTGAGATCCATCTTTACAAATGCCGGGAATGTCAGGAGGATTTGGCTGCCTTTCAGGATGTCACCTTGATGTTACATCATGCTGAGTGGATGAATGATTTGACCGTGCCGGAGCATTTAATCGCGAATATCAAAGAACGGTTTTCAGAAAAAGAGCAGCAGAGGCAGCAGAAATTTAAAAAGCTTAAAAAAGTGGCACTGGTCTTTGCAAGTGTTTTTGCCATTGTGATCGGGATTGGTTTCTTTACTGGCGCTTTTGCAAATGTCTATTATACTTGGACCGAAGAGGATGAGCAATTACGTACCTTCCTGCAGCAGAACCTTGGCCAAAGGGTGAACCTGGAAGCAGAAAGCGACGGTGTGAAAATCAGAATCAAGGGTGTCGTTGCTGATGATTATCAGACACTTGTTTTTTATGAAATAGAAGATACAAATGAGGATAAACAATATGTAATGAATTTCGATGACGGGCTTATTATAGAAAACGAGAATGAACTCATGAAGCACAATACATATCCAAGGTATCATCCACCGGATCTTAAGGCGGAGATGAATAAAAAGGAAAAGAATCTGTTTTACGGCAAGGTTGGACTGCGGCCGCTTGAGGAAGATAGTGGTGTTATTGAAATGAATATTGAGAGGATTCAGGAACTGGTTCTCGATGGTCATGAGGCAATGTTGGGATTTGGTTACAGGAGCAATGGATTTAAAACAGGTGAGTGGAAATTCGAAATCCCGGTGACTAAGCAGCCTTCCGTCGAGTATGAATTGAATGAACAAGCAGAAATCGAAGGAATCCCGGTTCGCCTGGATAAATTGATCATGGCCCCAACAGCCACGGTTTTGGAATATGGTATTCCGATGGGAGATCAGGATAAGAGGATTGATCAAATTCGTTTTGGAAATTTAAAAGTGAACGGTGTAAAGGTGAAACCGGATCAATTTGGCGGTTATCAACATTTACAGCCTGAACACAATTGGCAAATACTCCAAATGTATTACGATCCGTTTTACGGAGAGGAACCGAAAGACGTTACCGTTCAATTTGATTCTGCCTATTTTTCATACAAAGACCAGAAAAGCATCGAACTGGATGCAAATGCGCAGTATCCTCAGACATTTGAATATGCGGGAAGCACCATCAGCATTGATAAAGTTGAAATTGGCCAGCCCACGACCGTTGTCATCAGCAATCATGAAGTTGAAAACCGGGAATTTGAGACACTCCACATTAATGTTGTAGGGGAAAATGAACACGAACCAATTTCAATGGGGATGAGTACTGAGGGAGTTATTGTTGATAAGAACGGTGTTGAATACGATATGAATTCTGGCTCATTCGATTATGAAAAAATAGAACAGCCCCGCCATTTCGTTACTGTCCAAAATTTAATGTTGGACGGCGACGAAATCATCCCTAAAAGACTGGATATATACGGATATAACTCGATGAAATATTTGGATGATGTGGTGGAGATTTCGCTGGATTGA
- a CDS encoding DNA alkylation repair protein: MNNYVKALYEEALKHRNSTEAARLSKYMRNQFEYIGLRAPQMQELFKQHVKTYGLPAKEDLHEVITSLWKLEEREMQISGAYLLDLMKKQFTEDDLQLLEYIITTKPWWDTVDHIAKKHFGYYLEKCPQHRQPIIDRWIASDNIWLIRSCILFQLGYKERTDAAMLEDIISRTCHTNEFFINKAIGWALREYAKQNPEKVLEMTNRLPLSNLSRREALKHIGKK; this comes from the coding sequence ATGAACAACTACGTCAAAGCATTATACGAGGAAGCATTAAAACACCGGAATAGCACGGAAGCGGCCAGGCTGTCTAAATACATGCGGAATCAATTTGAATATATTGGTTTGAGGGCTCCGCAGATGCAGGAGCTTTTCAAACAGCATGTAAAGACTTACGGCCTGCCTGCAAAGGAAGATTTACACGAGGTCATCACTTCCCTCTGGAAGCTGGAAGAACGGGAAATGCAGATTAGCGGGGCATACCTGTTAGATTTAATGAAAAAACAGTTCACCGAAGATGATCTCCAGCTTCTGGAATACATCATCACAACGAAGCCCTGGTGGGACACGGTCGACCATATTGCGAAGAAGCACTTTGGCTACTATCTAGAAAAATGCCCGCAGCACAGGCAGCCTATTATCGACAGATGGATCGCATCGGATAACATCTGGCTGATCCGTTCCTGCATATTATTTCAATTAGGCTATAAAGAAAGAACCGACGCAGCCATGCTTGAGGACATTATTTCAAGAACCTGCCATACAAATGAATTTTTTATCAATAAAGCAATAGGCTGGGCCTTAAGAGAATACGCTAAGCAAAACCCTGAGAAAGTCCTTGAGATGACGAACAGGCTCCCTCTTTCAAACTTAAGCCGAAGAGAAGCCTTGAAGCATATTGGCAAGAAGTGA
- the yiaA gene encoding inner membrane protein YiaA, which yields MSNEHEVSLDKTADRKPKVKVERKEGEPTSAFKGASWGALLVGVSAYLIGLFNAAMELNEKGYYFAVLVFGLYAAVSLQKAVRDREEDIPVTNIYYGISWFALIVSISLMAIGLYNAGSIILSEKGFYGMSFILSIFAAITVQKNIRDTQRAKERD from the coding sequence ATGTCTAATGAGCATGAGGTGTCATTGGATAAAACAGCAGATAGAAAGCCGAAGGTGAAGGTGGAAAGGAAAGAAGGGGAGCCTACTTCGGCATTTAAGGGTGCTTCCTGGGGAGCGCTGTTAGTTGGAGTGTCCGCTTATCTGATCGGTTTATTCAATGCAGCGATGGAGCTGAACGAAAAAGGCTATTATTTTGCCGTGTTGGTATTTGGTCTCTATGCAGCGGTATCCTTGCAAAAGGCAGTGAGAGATAGGGAGGAGGACATACCGGTTACCAATATTTATTATGGGATCAGCTGGTTTGCGCTGATTGTATCGATATCACTAATGGCAATTGGTCTATACAATGCCGGAAGCATTATTTTAAGTGAAAAGGGATTCTATGGGATGTCCTTTATCCTTAGTATATTTGCGGCTATTACCGTACAGAAGAATATTAGAGATACTCAGAGAGCAAAAGAAAGGGATTGA
- a CDS encoding serine hydrolase domain-containing protein, which yields MNKFEEALHEAQSRVDFSGVAMVVDGNGDASTASFGYANRVDQSKNHLGTRFGIASGCKLFTAIAICQLVEEGKLNFNTRLKDCLDIEFPSFSAEITIHHLLTHTSGVPDYFDEDVMDDFEELWIKRPMYHIRSLKDFLPMFQDEQMKFTPGESFHYNNAGYILLGLIVERASKMEFTDYVQEHIFKKAEMMDSGYFSFDTLPSNTALGYIDQPDGSWKTNIYSLPVKGGSDGGAYITAEDMSKLWKALLGQLLLKEETVNKLMTPHAQEDEINFYGYGIWIKKQDDDIFKYHVMGYDPGVSFHSAYYPATQTIATVCSNKSSGAYDIMETIEETLQVKA from the coding sequence ATGAATAAATTTGAAGAAGCCCTTCATGAGGCCCAGTCGAGGGTAGATTTTTCTGGAGTGGCCATGGTCGTAGATGGGAACGGTGACGCTTCAACTGCAAGCTTTGGTTATGCCAATCGGGTTGACCAATCCAAAAACCATCTCGGAACTCGTTTCGGAATCGCTTCCGGCTGCAAGCTATTCACAGCAATCGCCATCTGCCAGCTAGTGGAGGAAGGAAAGCTCAATTTCAACACCAGACTGAAAGATTGCCTTGATATCGAGTTTCCTAGTTTCAGTGCTGAAATCACGATCCATCATTTGCTGACGCATACATCCGGTGTTCCTGACTATTTTGATGAGGATGTCATGGATGACTTTGAGGAGCTGTGGATTAAGCGACCGATGTATCATATCAGAAGCCTTAAGGATTTCTTGCCTATGTTCCAGGATGAGCAGATGAAATTCACTCCGGGGGAATCCTTTCACTATAATAACGCTGGCTACATTTTATTAGGCCTGATTGTGGAACGGGCCTCCAAGATGGAATTTACTGATTATGTACAGGAACATATTTTTAAAAAAGCGGAAATGATGGATTCTGGTTACTTCTCCTTTGACACACTGCCTTCAAATACGGCTTTGGGTTATATCGACCAGCCTGATGGGAGCTGGAAAACCAATATCTATTCACTTCCTGTGAAAGGCGGTTCAGACGGAGGGGCTTACATCACCGCAGAAGACATGAGCAAGCTGTGGAAGGCGCTTCTCGGCCAGCTTTTACTCAAAGAGGAAACCGTGAACAAGCTGATGACTCCTCATGCGCAAGAAGATGAAATTAATTTTTACGGATACGGAATCTGGATTAAAAAGCAGGACGATGACATTTTCAAATACCATGTAATGGGCTATGACCCAGGAGTCAGCTTCCATTCCGCCTACTATCCAGCTACCCAAACCATTGCAACAGTATGTTCCAATAAATCAAGCGGGGCATACGATATCATGGAGACAATTGAAGAGACCTTGCAGGTTAAGGCCTAA
- a CDS encoding AraC family transcriptional regulator: MDSLQSMNQAMKYIEENLTDQIDVREVARRAYCSEYHFKRMFSFLAGVSLSEYIRRRKLTLAAFDLKDSHMKVIDVALKYGYTSPDSFARAFQAMHGIIPSEARNHGHSLKAYPPMTFQLTIKGGSEMNYRIVKKEAFSIVGIVKRVPLIYHGVNPEIAEMWQSLNMEKIQELKDLSNIEPNGLISASTNFSEGRMEGKGDLDHYIGAATTKECPEHLASLEVAPTTWAVFEAVGPFPETLQKVWGNIYSEWFPSSNYEQEEGPEILWNENKDVTSPNFRSEIWIPVRRK, from the coding sequence ATGGATTCGCTGCAGAGTATGAATCAAGCCATGAAGTATATTGAGGAGAACCTTACCGATCAGATTGATGTTCGGGAAGTGGCAAGGAGGGCTTATTGTTCAGAATATCATTTTAAAAGGATGTTCTCTTTTCTTGCTGGTGTATCACTTTCCGAATATATCCGCAGGAGGAAGCTTACTTTAGCGGCGTTTGACCTAAAAGACAGCCATATGAAGGTGATTGATGTTGCGTTGAAATATGGCTACACTTCTCCTGATTCTTTTGCCAGAGCATTTCAAGCCATGCATGGAATCATTCCATCGGAAGCGAGAAATCATGGCCACTCTTTAAAAGCGTATCCGCCCATGACCTTCCAGTTAACAATAAAGGGAGGATCAGAAATGAATTATCGAATCGTCAAGAAAGAAGCATTCAGCATTGTCGGCATCGTGAAAAGAGTACCGCTGATTTATCATGGAGTGAACCCGGAGATTGCCGAGATGTGGCAAAGCTTGAACATGGAAAAAATCCAGGAACTGAAGGACCTTTCGAATATTGAGCCTAACGGATTAATCAGTGCGTCCACAAATTTTTCCGAGGGCCGGATGGAGGGAAAGGGAGACCTGGATCATTATATTGGCGCTGCGACAACGAAGGAGTGTCCGGAGCATCTAGCTTCACTTGAAGTTGCACCAACCACATGGGCGGTGTTTGAAGCAGTCGGCCCGTTCCCTGAGACTCTCCAAAAGGTTTGGGGCAACATTTATTCTGAATGGTTCCCGTCTTCGAACTATGAACAAGAAGAAGGTCCAGAGATCCTGTGGAATGAAAATAAAGATGTTACATCCCCAAACTTCAGAAGTGAAATTTGGATTCCGGTTAGACGGAAATAG
- a CDS encoding YtoQ family protein — protein sequence MELTVYLAGQIHDDWRDQVAKKAQEKNLPLVFVGPQTNHDRSDNIGEDILGQQPGNVYKDDAASDINNFRTQVLMQKSDIVIALFGEKYKQWNTAMDASAAITMNKPTIIVRPESLIHPLKELSNKANVTVETVDQALDVISYIYE from the coding sequence ATGGAATTAACGGTTTATTTAGCTGGGCAGATTCACGATGATTGGCGGGATCAGGTGGCCAAAAAGGCACAGGAAAAGAACCTGCCTTTGGTATTCGTCGGACCGCAGACGAACCATGATCGCTCCGACAATATTGGTGAGGATATTCTAGGGCAGCAGCCGGGCAATGTGTATAAGGACGATGCTGCGTCAGATATCAACAACTTCAGGACACAGGTCTTGATGCAAAAATCCGATATTGTCATTGCCCTGTTCGGTGAAAAATACAAACAATGGAACACCGCGATGGACGCCAGCGCCGCCATCACGATGAACAAACCAACGATTATCGTCAGACCAGAATCCTTGATTCATCCTTTAAAAGAACTATCCAATAAAGCAAATGTAACGGTAGAAACCGTTGACCAGGCACTGGATGTCATCAGTTATATTTATGAATAA
- a CDS encoding FbpB family small basic protein, which translates to MKKKKVTFEELLKANRLELLEDEKQLEKIEERIEARRLSNVHKSGNAS; encoded by the coding sequence GTGAAAAAGAAAAAGGTAACTTTTGAGGAATTGCTGAAGGCTAATAGGCTCGAGCTGCTGGAGGATGAAAAGCAACTTGAAAAAATCGAGGAGCGAATTGAAGCCAGGCGTTTGAGCAATGTCCATAAATCCGGGAATGCATCTTAA
- a CDS encoding TerC family protein, with protein sequence MELSILFEYGWVLLLLIALEGLLAADNALVLAIMVKHLPEEERKKALFYGLAGAFVFRFASLFIISFLVDVWQVQAIGALYLLFIAINHIVRKLYFKKVEDKNNGAEKKSGFWATVFKVELADIAFAVDSILAAVALAMTLPNTNLPTIGGMDGGKFLVIFAGGLIGLIIMRFAANLFVKLLQSKPGLEIAAFAIVGWVGVKLAVLTLGHPDIGVISYEFAHSKEWKLFFYGVLITIAAAGWFLTKEKNPQEAV encoded by the coding sequence TTGGAACTATCGATTTTATTTGAATACGGTTGGGTATTGCTGCTGTTGATCGCTCTTGAGGGCCTGCTGGCAGCAGATAATGCATTGGTATTGGCGATCATGGTAAAGCATCTTCCGGAAGAAGAGCGCAAAAAGGCGCTATTCTACGGTTTGGCAGGAGCATTTGTTTTCCGATTTGCTTCGTTATTCATCATTTCGTTCCTGGTCGATGTCTGGCAGGTGCAGGCAATCGGAGCACTTTACCTGTTATTCATCGCAATCAACCATATAGTCAGGAAGCTATATTTTAAAAAAGTGGAAGACAAAAACAATGGTGCCGAGAAGAAATCAGGTTTCTGGGCTACTGTTTTCAAGGTTGAGCTTGCTGATATCGCGTTCGCGGTGGATTCGATCCTGGCGGCTGTTGCCCTGGCGATGACTCTTCCGAACACCAATCTTCCGACTATTGGCGGAATGGATGGTGGCAAGTTCCTTGTCATTTTTGCCGGAGGGTTAATTGGTTTGATCATCATGCGTTTCGCGGCCAACCTCTTTGTGAAATTGCTCCAGTCAAAGCCGGGTCTCGAAATCGCTGCTTTTGCGATCGTTGGCTGGGTAGGTGTCAAGCTTGCCGTTTTGACACTGGGGCATCCTGATATTGGAGTCATATCTTATGAATTCGCCCATTCAAAGGAATGGAAGCTATTCTTCTACGGCGTACTAATTACGATAGCAGCAGCCGGCTGGTTCCTGACGAAGGAAAAGAATCCTCAGGAAGCTGTTTGA
- a CDS encoding hemolysin family protein has product MGTEIIVLLILIVLNAFFAASEIALISLNDNKIKLMADSGDRKAKMLHNLLSEPSRFLATIQIGITLAGFLASAFAAESFAGRLGEALYEMGVPLAQSTLELLSVVTITLVLSYFTLVLGELVPKRLALQKAEPIAMFAAAPLTILSKISSPFVKLLTLSTNGIVRLFGVDPNADEENVTEEEIRMMVDVGMEKGTIQDSEKMMINNIFEFDNKTVSDIMTHRTNIIALSADTSLKETVKIVKREKYTRMPVFEGSIDRIIGILHTKDLIPFIECGDQKEFDLRSMLREPSFVLESMRLDQLFKVMQQSNIHMAIAIDEYGGTDGIVTIEDMIEEIVGNIFDEYDEPELDLAEIEQLDQNHYVLAGTLNLYEVEDLLKIELPNEEFDTLSGFVLGQLGYIPGPDEQPEIEYEDIVFAVAEMDDRRIARVKVSMKDSAEV; this is encoded by the coding sequence TTGGGAACTGAAATAATTGTGTTATTGATCCTGATTGTCCTGAATGCATTTTTCGCGGCATCAGAGATCGCACTAATATCGTTAAATGATAATAAAATCAAATTGATGGCTGATAGTGGAGATCGAAAGGCAAAAATGCTTCACAATCTTTTATCTGAACCGAGCCGCTTTTTGGCGACCATCCAGATAGGGATTACGCTGGCGGGATTCCTGGCGAGTGCATTTGCAGCTGAAAGCTTTGCAGGGAGGCTGGGAGAAGCGCTTTACGAAATGGGCGTCCCGCTTGCACAAAGTACACTTGAATTACTTTCAGTTGTCACCATTACACTGGTCTTATCTTATTTTACTCTCGTATTGGGAGAGTTGGTTCCAAAGCGGCTTGCGCTACAGAAGGCAGAGCCGATTGCCATGTTTGCTGCTGCTCCTTTGACCATTTTATCCAAAATTTCTTCGCCGTTCGTTAAGTTGCTGACATTATCCACAAATGGAATTGTCCGGCTGTTCGGTGTTGATCCGAATGCGGATGAGGAAAATGTAACAGAGGAAGAAATCCGGATGATGGTAGATGTCGGCATGGAAAAAGGGACAATACAGGATTCAGAAAAAATGATGATCAACAATATTTTCGAATTCGATAATAAGACGGTCTCAGACATCATGACCCACAGGACCAACATTATCGCGCTTTCTGCTGATACCAGCCTGAAAGAGACAGTCAAAATTGTCAAACGGGAAAAATACACGAGAATGCCTGTGTTTGAAGGGAGCATTGACCGTATCATTGGGATCCTTCATACAAAAGATTTGATTCCGTTCATTGAATGTGGTGATCAAAAAGAGTTTGATTTGAGAAGCATGCTTCGTGAACCAAGCTTCGTCCTGGAATCGATGCGGCTCGACCAGTTGTTCAAGGTGATGCAGCAGAGCAATATCCATATGGCGATTGCCATTGATGAATATGGCGGAACAGATGGAATTGTGACAATTGAAGACATGATTGAGGAAATCGTTGGCAATATTTTTGACGAGTATGATGAGCCGGAACTAGACCTTGCCGAAATCGAGCAGCTTGACCAAAATCACTATGTCTTGGCCGGCACACTTAATCTCTATGAGGTGGAAGATCTTCTGAAAATTGAATTGCCTAACGAAGAGTTTGATACACTAAGCGGATTTGTACTCGGTCAGCTTGGTTATATCCCAGGACCGGATGAACAGCCTGAGATCGAATACGAGGACATTGTATTCGCTGTTGCGGAAATGGATGACAGAAGAATTGCCCGTGTAAAAGTAAGTATGAAAGATTCCGCGGAAGTATAA
- a CDS encoding GNAT family N-acetyltransferase yields the protein MVYDTVNKTITTERLVLRLFQETDAPAVTRMCNNYNLYKSTLNLPYPYSIEDALGWIALHQDNFNADRFYEFAVTDKASGELYGAVALSNNQRFSNGEIAYWIGEEFWGRGYATEAAQAVIEFAFEVKGYHKVYARYFQSNPASGKVMQKMGMKEEGVLIEQVKKEGRFEDLVCYGIIHSAG from the coding sequence GTGGTTTATGATACTGTAAATAAAACAATCACTACTGAAAGGCTGGTACTTAGATTATTTCAGGAAACGGATGCACCGGCCGTCACCAGGATGTGTAATAACTATAATCTTTATAAAAGTACCCTGAACTTGCCGTATCCGTACTCGATCGAGGATGCTTTAGGCTGGATCGCACTGCATCAGGATAATTTTAACGCTGATCGATTTTATGAGTTTGCTGTAACGGATAAGGCAAGTGGAGAGCTATATGGAGCAGTGGCCCTCTCCAATAACCAAAGGTTCAGCAACGGCGAGATCGCGTATTGGATTGGCGAAGAGTTCTGGGGAAGGGGTTATGCGACGGAGGCTGCACAAGCTGTTATCGAATTTGCGTTTGAGGTAAAAGGCTACCACAAAGTTTATGCCCGTTATTTTCAGTCAAACCCGGCATCCGGAAAAGTCATGCAGAAAATGGGCATGAAAGAAGAAGGCGTTTTAATTGAACAGGTGAAGAAAGAAGGCCGATTTGAGGACCTGGTTTGTTATGGGATCATTCATTCGGCAGGGTGA
- a CDS encoding aldo/keto reductase: protein MKKLPINDNGLNASQLVFGCMGLGGGWDRSPIQPEHVKQAHEAVEAALESGINMFDHADIYTMGKAEKVFGQVLKEKPGLREEIIIQSKCGIRFADQESGLPGRYDFSKSYILDSVDGILSRLGIDYLDTLLLHRPDPLMEPAEVGEAFHQLKASGKVRSFGVSNMSAGQIRMLQKHTDEKIIVNQLEMSLNKIGWLETGVHVNQEAARQNTFPEGTMEFMQMEGIQVQAWGSLAKGLYSGKNIENESESVKQTAAMVQKLAEEKQTTPEAIVLAWLMRHPAAIQPVIGTVNPARIKACGDAVNISLSREEWYSLYVSSRGVRLP, encoded by the coding sequence TTGAAAAAGCTGCCTATTAATGATAATGGATTGAATGCTTCACAGCTTGTGTTTGGATGCATGGGGCTTGGCGGGGGCTGGGACCGCAGTCCAATTCAGCCGGAACATGTCAAGCAGGCACATGAAGCGGTCGAAGCTGCGTTAGAGTCTGGAATCAATATGTTTGACCATGCTGATATTTATACTATGGGAAAAGCAGAGAAAGTTTTCGGACAGGTTTTAAAAGAAAAGCCCGGACTTCGTGAGGAAATCATCATCCAGTCGAAATGCGGAATTCGTTTCGCCGATCAGGAATCTGGTCTGCCCGGCAGGTACGATTTTTCAAAATCATACATACTCGACAGTGTAGATGGCATCCTTTCAAGGCTTGGCATTGACTACCTTGATACCCTGTTGCTGCATCGTCCTGATCCGTTGATGGAACCGGCTGAGGTGGGCGAAGCTTTTCATCAGCTAAAAGCTTCCGGCAAGGTGCGTTCATTCGGTGTTTCCAATATGAGCGCTGGTCAGATTCGTATGCTGCAAAAGCATACCGATGAAAAAATTATTGTCAACCAGCTGGAGATGAGCTTGAATAAAATCGGCTGGCTTGAGACAGGAGTCCATGTCAACCAGGAGGCAGCCCGCCAAAACACTTTCCCAGAAGGGACAATGGAATTCATGCAGATGGAAGGAATCCAGGTTCAAGCTTGGGGTTCGCTTGCCAAAGGTCTCTATTCTGGTAAAAATATCGAGAATGAAAGTGAAAGCGTCAAGCAGACTGCAGCCATGGTGCAAAAGCTTGCTGAAGAAAAACAAACGACACCTGAAGCAATCGTTCTCGCCTGGCTGATGAGGCATCCGGCAGCAATCCAGCCTGTCATCGGAACGGTCAACCCAGCGCGGATCAAAGCATGTGGAGACGCAGTCAACATCAGCCTCAGCCGTGAGGAATGGTATTCATTGTATGTAAGTTCCCGAGGCGTCAGACTGCCTTAA